The genomic segment ATAAAGCATTACATAAATTTAGCACTGGGTCAATTGACCTGCTTCACATCGATGGATTACATACCTATGAGGCGGTTAGACACGATTTTGAAAGTTGGGTTGGTAAGCTTACAAAAGATGGAGTTATTATGTTCCATGATATAGCGGAAAAGAAAGATGATTTTGGAGTATATAAA from the bacterium genome contains:
- a CDS encoding class I SAM-dependent methyltransferase — encoded protein: MRKLISVFVLAVLAVSCLAQELKSEDIYKKVKEIKNIYYSKQQITLLRCLFDKALHKFSTGSIDLLHIDGLHTYEAVRHDFESWVGKLTKDGVIMFHDIAEKKDDFGVYK